One segment of Solanum stenotomum isolate F172 chromosome 1, ASM1918654v1, whole genome shotgun sequence DNA contains the following:
- the LOC125869926 gene encoding BURP domain protein USPL1, with product MEFRSTLSILLHALLLFQFVSESRARDIAKTSPEETLNPQLNIFFTPKDLKIGKIMPLFFALKDHSTSPHLLSREEANSIPFTSSNLTYLLNFFSFSKDSPQAKAMEDTFFHCEISAMNGESKFCATSLESMLDFVQEILGFHTKLDVYTTEFLKKSPVTLQNYTILQKPKEILEPKLVACHTLPYPYAVFYCHMQKGENKLFKISLLGENGDRIEAAAICHMDTKEWNHDHVAFRVLKVLPGSSPVCHYFPVDNLVWVPSLSM from the exons ATGGAGTTTAGATCCACTCTTTCCATCTTACTTCATGCACTTCTTCTGTTCCAG tTTGTGAGCGAAAGCAGAGCCAGAGACATTGCAAAAACTTCTCCAGAAGAAACTCTAAATCCACAACTCAATATTTTCTTCACtccaaaagatttaaaaattggaaaaattatGCCTCTGTTTTTTGCACTAAAAGACCATTCAACTTCTCCTCATTTACTTTCTAGAGAAGAAGCAAATTCAATTCCATTTACTTCATCAAATCTTACTTatcttcttaattttttctcattttctaaaGATTCACCTCAAGCAAAAGCTATGGAAGACACATTTTTCCACTGCGAAATCTCAGCAATGAATGGCGAATCCAAATTCTGCGCTACTTCATTAGAATCAATGCTCGATTTTGTTCAAGAGATTTTAGGATTTCACACCAAACTCGATGTATACACTACAGAATTCTTGAAAAAATCCCCTGTTACTTTACAAAATTACACAATTTTGCAAAAACCAAAGGAGATTTTAGAGCCAAAATTAGTTGCTTGTCATACTTTGCCTTACCCTTATGCTGTTTTCTATTGCCATATGCAAAAAggggaaaataaattattcaagatTTCACTTTTGGGTGAAAATGGAGATAGAATTGAAGCTGCTGCAATTTGTCATATGGATACTAAAGAATGGAATCATGATCATGTTGCTTTTAGAGTGTTGAAAGTTCTC